The Natranaeroarchaeum aerophilus DNA segment GTGGACGTTCGCGTTGTCGGTCGGCTCCGGGAGCCCAAGCGATCGGATCGTCTCGACGATACGCCGCCAGCCACGGGTATCCGTCCCGAACTGTCCGGTGAGCCGCCCGTCCATCGCATCGCCGTAGGCCTCAGTACGCAGAAACCGATTCGAGTAGTGCAGGCTTCCGTTCTCGAACGCGCACCGGCGCAACATCGCGAGGCCGTCGAACCAGTGGTTGACGCGACGCTCTCCGACATCGAACCGGCCCGGCCCGTTTCGGATGAGGGTGCCCGAAAGCCAATCGGGAATCTCACCCTCGATAGTCGGCCGGTGATCATGGAGTTCCGTCGTCAGCGTGCGAAAGCCGGGGCCGTACAAGCCTGTCACAGCCTTTTGTCCGGGCGCAGGGCATATCAATCCAGTGCGCGGAAAATATAGGGTGACTGACCTCATTGCGCGCCGCGCGGCTCACTGCGTGTTTGTCATCCCCCCATCGAGAACGAGCGATTCCCCGCTGACGTAACTCGACAGGTCACTGGCCAGGTAGAGTGCAGTGTCGGCGACATCCTCGGGCTGTCCGGCACGCCCCACCGGAATGCCTTGCATAAAGTTGTCTTCTGCCTCCGTCCCGATGATCGCGACATCCTCCGTCGTCATCTTCGTCTCGATCAACCCCGGATGGATCGCGTTGACTCGAATCTCCTCCGGCCCGAGTTTCGCCGCCAGCGAGTACGTCATCAGTCGTACTGCGCCCTTTGACGTGCAGTACGTAATAAAATCGGCCGATCCCTGCAGTCCAGCGACCGACGAGAGGTTGATGATCGCACCACCGCCGTTCTCGGCCATCCGTTCTGCGGCCACCTGCGAGCCGAAAAACACCCCTTTGACGTTGATGTCCATCAGGCGGTCAAAGGCCGCTTCATCGACGTCGAGGAACTCCTCGCCGTGGAAGATCCCCGCGTTGTTGACCATGATGTCGACGCCGCCGAACTCCGCGGCCGCCTCGACCGCCGCGTCCAGATCGTCTTTGCTCGTCACGTCACAGTCGACAAACGTCGCACCGGCGTCAGTCTCGGCCTCGACAAGCTCGTGTGTCGGTTCCCCGCCTTCCCTCGGTTCCTCCTGAATATCCGCCACGACGACGTCCGCCCCCTCGGCGGCGAACGTTCGACAGATCGCCCGTCCATTTCCGCTCGATCCCCCAGTCACGACCGCCGTTCGGCCTTCGAGCAAGTCCGACATTGCAGGTATATATAGAATTACATGAATAATAAACCTAACAGCGGATATCGGAGAGGGCTGTCGCACCGCGCTGCGGGGATGGCACCCCCAGCGTTTTGCGACTGCACCCGCTATCGTACAGTCACTATGCTTTCGGATACTCCCGGGATCCACCACGTTACCGGACTCGTTGGGGATGCCCAGGAGAGCCTCGACTTCTACGTCGACGTACTCGGGCTTCGATCCGTGAAACGCACGGTCAACTTCGAGGACATCCTGCAGTACCACCTCTACTTCGGGGACGAGCACGGCACTCCCGGTTCGGTGTTCACCGTCTTCCCGGACCCACACGGAGATCCCGGTCGGGTCGGCGTTCCCCAGATTCGGTCGGTCGGCTTCGCGATTCCAGAGGATGCTGTTGGATACTGGCGTGAACGA contains these protein-coding regions:
- a CDS encoding SDR family oxidoreductase, which gives rise to MSDLLEGRTAVVTGGSSGNGRAICRTFAAEGADVVVADIQEEPREGGEPTHELVEAETDAGATFVDCDVTSKDDLDAAVEAAAEFGGVDIMVNNAGIFHGEEFLDVDEAAFDRLMDINVKGVFFGSQVAAERMAENGGGAIINLSSVAGLQGSADFITYCTSKGAVRLMTYSLAAKLGPEEIRVNAIHPGLIETKMTTEDVAIIGTEAEDNFMQGIPVGRAGQPEDVADTALYLASDLSSYVSGESLVLDGGMTNTQ